The sequence below is a genomic window from Lolium perenne isolate Kyuss_39 chromosome 7, Kyuss_2.0, whole genome shotgun sequence.
GTATTTGACAGAGAACAACGATTTCATGGTGATTGGGATAATTGGCCCACCTGGTGTGGGCAAGTCAACAATCATGAACGCACTTTATGGTTATGATGGAAGCTCACCTGGTACTATATTCATTTACTTATATGGTTCCTTTTTTACTTACACTATGGTTTGTTTTACACCTTGGAGCAACCATTCGGTCTTAGATTCGTTTTTGCAGTGGTTTTTATTGACTAGCAAGCATTGTTTGCAGGCGCACCTTTTTGTCGATACTATAGTAATACCAATGTTCAAGAAATCATTAATCCTAACTTATAGTaataccaaattttagcaaaaTTTAACTCACAATCGACCGAAATATCGGTCACCGGAGTGAAAATTGGGCTAAATATCGGCTCTCAGACAGAAAATCGGCCGAAATATCGGTGCCGCGATAAACTAGCCGATATGCTGAAATCTTATCGGTTAccacccgattcacgataaatcggTATCTCGGCCGAGTTTTTGAACAGTGAGTAATACAAATATAATACTTGCTTGTCATCAAATGTCTATGCTTCTTATTATACATCGAAATTTTCAAAAGCTTTTGCATGTCAATAGGGTTGCTGAGAATCATGGAAAATATACCATTAGCAGTTTGTTCCGTACTAAACTTGAGCGAACCAAAACTCATTTAGGTGACTGTTCATTGTAGGAATGCATCCTCCTTTTGCAATGCAAAATGAGGAAATGAAAGCAATGGCAAAGCACTGTACGGCAGGTGTTGACTTCAGGATATCTCATGAACGTGTTATACTACTTGACACTCAGGTGAGATGAAGTTATTTTACTCTCTGCATTGGCATGCTTAAATACGTGAACAGTTAAGCTAAACATCGTGCTGCTAATATTTTCTAATGTTACACATTGTCTTGCAGCCAGTATACAGTCCATCCATCCTAATTGATATGATGAGGCCTGATGGTTCATCCACACTTCCTGTTCTTAATGGTGATCCACTACCGGCAGACCTGGCCCATGAGCTGATGGGGATCCAGGTAAATGCTTTACTTTAGTTTTATACTTGATTGTGTTTTAGAGCCAGTTTTACCTTGGCAAGGCCAGTTATTGATCAGTGTTTTCTGTTGTTCTGCAAGGAACTTCTGTAGCTTGGTGTATTCTTGGCATCTGTTTGTAATATTTTGTTGGTCGTGTCAGAAGGGATCAATGATCTTGCCATGTGGGAGCTCATGCTTACGGTAAGTTGTCTGGCTATAATATTCCATGTACAGTTGCTCTTCTTTCTTTGGAGCATTATGATCATTTGTTCACCTGGTAGGTAGTGTCAACTGTCAATTTTCTACAGAAAACCCTGTTTCCTTGAGGCTCCGTTTAGAATCTTGATAAGGTTCAAAATTTAGAATCTGAGTTCTAATTTAACCTTAACAAAACCAAAAGCAGTACCGGTTTTACTCTTTCATTCCTGCAACCTTTTGACTTTACTGGAGCAGTTTGGTTTGCAAAGGTAGTATTCTCTTCTTCATTTAGTTTATTTGTGTGCTCTTCCATTTATATACGCTTGCAATGGAAACCGATATATCTTGTCATTTTCTCGTTCTTCTCTTCAAGAAAGAAAAAGCTGGCGTACGTCGGGTACATACTACTGCAGATCTTCTGATTCTTCCATTTGATTCGAAAATTGAAATTTTCTTGCCGTATATCTCACTGTAATTGTTTCACCTATCACACTCTTCAGCATATTATGCATGTTGATATTCGTAGTTGGTAATAACACACTTTGCTTAACCAACACTTAGAGAGTGCAATCCTCGTATTGTATTCTATTGATAGAAGTTCGGCACTTACTCTGTTCATGTTATTAAAACATGGTGAGTGATGACCCTAATCTACAAGTGATATTTGCCAGTATTGCAGAAAGCTGAAACGAGTGGTAAAATGCATTTTTACAGGTTGATTTGCTGAAGAATAACATACCTGACCCATCAttattgacctcatcttcttcgccAGATAaggaaaataaaaatgataacCAATCAGTCAGTGAAGATTACATGGCCGATCTCTGTTTTGTGCATGCTAGGTGAGCATTGTGAAGTGTTGTACTTTTTTGCTTTAAGAGGGTGTATTTTTCCTATTATCAGATGTTCATTTGTATTTTTCCATTGGTAAATAATTGAATATTTCTGCCATATGGTCATATGAGTACGTACCACTTCCATACTTTATTCGGCCCTCTACTCGTTTAACATTAGTAATTTGATTGGTGTTGTTTTCTAATTGAACAGATTGCGAGAGCATGACTTTTCTCCTTCAAAGCTCATGCTTCTAAGGAGGAGTCTTGGCAAACACTTTGAGTCATCTACATTTAACATTGGTAGCTCTAGTGCGACACCTGAAGTCACTGATTCCCTGCATCCTTTAAGCATGAAACTTGAAGATTTGAGCTCCAGCCAGCAGGATGTATTTCTTCTTCCGTTGCGAGCACATGACAACTCAACGAATTTTGAGTATGGAACATACTCATCCATGTTAGGCATGCTTCGTGACCAGGTATGTTTGCTACTCTGTCTTCTTTGCTGTAGCGCGAGGCAAGACGATCTTTTGCATATTGTACAGAGCTTACCAGAAAGGAAAAATGAATTAACCTGGAAATCTTGCATATTCTTTTCATGTAACATAAAGGGATATCTTGATATCTGTAAGAACTGAAGTTACATCTAGATTTATACACTCGAGTATTGAAGCCGTTAAAACAGACAAAAAAAAGTTCATTATCAGATGCGGCCATCGTTGTGTCTTGCTTCTGTTGTTTTGTTACCTTAGATCATTTATTCTTGACCCTGTTAAGTCGGTCTTGTTGCCATACTTTTTTCATCATCAGGTGCTGTCAAGAACATATAGGCCGTTCTTGAAGAATCTGACAGAGCGCGATTGGCTGAGAAGCTCGGCAAAGATTTGGGACATGGTGAGGAGATCTCCCGTCATCTCTGAGTACTGCAAGGCGCTTCAGAGCTCGGGCTTGTTCAGAAAGTAGCCTTATCTGCTTGTATGTCCTTGAAACACAATGATTCGGCGTTGGATCATATTTATTATATCCATGATATGTATGGACCCTTCgcgttttttctttctttctagtTTCTGCATCCCAAAGGTGATAGATTCTGGGAGCAGAAATTTTGAAAGTTGATGCTGTCCCTTTTAGTTTGGATGCAAGGATGTGTTGTAAGCTAGGAGTCAGCGACGTTGACCTATGTATCTATGAAATTGAAAGTTGAAGTTCAAAGCTCATAGTGGCAGCCGAGGCCTGCAAAGTAATTATGCTGAATAAAAAGACTTATATCTACTTTTGTTTTGGCTGAACGTATTTAACGAATTTCAAGGTCCAAACTAAAATCAAATATAAACATAACCACACCAATCAGTTGCATACTGATGAACAGAACAGCGGAGTTGTTGAAAGAATCGCACAACTGTACTGAATTATGCCAAAATTTGTGGTGAAATGATACAGCAAGTGGGTAAACAGAGGAGTTGTTGAAAGAATCGCACAACTGTACTGAATTATGCCCAAATTTGGTGGTGAAATGATACAGCAAGTGGGTAAACAGAGTCAACCCTGAGAAATAGAGCAGACGGTCGTTCTCATCCTCGTCATAAGTTGATGCAAAACGATATGAGCATCGTTTAGTTGTTGGTGTTCTTTTTTTTTCGAGGGAATTAGTTGTTGGTGTACTACAGTACGTGCTTCGAAGAATAGTTAATTACCGTTTGCTCTGTACGGATGCATGTTATGATGCAGTTCCACCACAGCCCGCTTGACATTATCTTTCCGTGATATATAGCAGCAGCCCTAGCTGTTAGCATGAGCTGACATTTGGTTTGATTGGGCAGCCTACTTAAGGTTCCCTCAAATTTAAATGAAAT
It includes:
- the LOC127311577 gene encoding uncharacterized protein, whose protein sequence is MAAGQPSLAGAGDRGSSSSSQPPPPPPPKILLAKPPLPPPSSSGADEEAGARARQAPQPGSLSLVSDAWEVHTEKILPYLTENNDFMVIGIIGPPGVGKSTIMNALYGYDGSSPGMHPPFAMQNEEMKAMAKHCTAGVDFRISHERVILLDTQPVYSPSILIDMMRPDGSSTLPVLNGDPLPADLAHELMGIQLGVFLASVCNILLVVSEGINDLAMWELMLTVDLLKNNIPDPSLLTSSSSPDKENKNDNQSVSEDYMADLCFVHARLREHDFSPSKLMLLRRSLGKHFESSTFNIGSSSATPEVTDSLHPLSMKLEDLSSSQQDVFLLPLRAHDNSTNFEYGTYSSMLGMLRDQVLSRTYRPFLKNLTERDWLRSSAKIWDMVRRSPVISEYCKALQSSGLFRK